Proteins found in one Perognathus longimembris pacificus isolate PPM17 unplaced genomic scaffold, ASM2315922v1 HiC_scaffold_97, whole genome shotgun sequence genomic segment:
- the LOC125345647 gene encoding LOW QUALITY PROTEIN: cytochrome c oxidase subunit 2-like (The sequence of the model RefSeq protein was modified relative to this genomic sequence to represent the inferred CDS: substituted 1 base at 1 genomic stop codon) yields MAYPLQLGLQDATSPIIEEVTSFHDHTLIIVFLISTLVLYIISLILTTKLTHTSTIDAQEVETIWTILPAIILIMIALPSLRVLYIIDEINNPVLTVKTIGHQWYXSYEYTDYEDLTFDSYIVNTPDLKPGDLRLLEVDNRVVLPMELPICILISSEDVLHSWAVPSLGLKTDAIPGRLNQATVSSSRPGLFYGQCSEICGSNHSFMPIVLEMVPLKCFEA; encoded by the coding sequence ATGGCATACCCTCTCCAACTTGGCCTACAGGATGCCACCTCTCCTATTATAGAGGAAGTTACTAGCTTCCATGACCACACGCTAATAATCGTTTTTCTTATCAGTACATTAGTACTATATATCATTTCTCTTATACTTACTACCAAATTAACCCACACCAGTACCATAGACGCCCAAGAGGTAGAAACAATCTGGACTATTCTTCCAGCCATTATCCTTATTATGATTGCTCTTCCCTCACTACGCGTTCTATACATAATAGACGAAATTAACAATCCAGTCCTAACAGTAAAAACTATAGGACACCAATGGTACTGAAGCTATGAATACACAGACTATGAGGATTTAACATTTGATTCATACATAGTCAATACACCAGACTTAAAACCAGGGGATCTTCGTCTACTTGAGGTTGACAATCGGGTTGTTCTCCCTATGGAACTCCCCATTTGCATACTAATTTCATCGGAAGATGTTCTTCACTCTTGGGCGGTTCCATCTTTAGGTTTAAAAACAGATGCTATTCCAGGCCGCCTAAACCAAGCAACAGTATCATCTTCCCGACCAGGCCTATTCTACGGACAATGCTCTGAAATCTGTGGCTCTAACCACAGCTTCATGCCTATCGTCCTGGAGATGGTTCCACTAAAATGTTTTGAGGCCTGA